The genomic window TCCCCATGGGTTCCTCCAGAGTGTCCCCCTGAGGTAACAGCTCTGATGTGCTTTGCCAGAGCGTGCAGGGTTGCCAGGTTGGTGAAAATCATCAGCACCAGTGGCAACACCTCATTGAGCGCCAACGAGCTGGAGGCAAAAGCTGAACCCTGTTCGTTGGAGGGGAACTCCCAGACACAGCCCAGCAGAGGCCTGGTGGTGCAGCTGATCACCATCAGCTCCACGGTGGCATTACCGTGAACATGGGTGCTATATACCAGAGCAGGGATAGAGAAGGCCAGATTAGCCCCCCACACCAGCCCCAGAACAATCCAAACTCGCCGCCTCTCCCGCTGCTGTGCGAGAGGTCCAAAGGTGACATGCTGCCGCCTCAAGGTAGTGCAGTGGAAGACGCTAAGTGCCAGAGTCACCCAACAGCCCACAGCTCGCCACCACACCCATAGCAGCATGAAGACACGACACCAGCCCGGAGACAGAGACACATCCAAGCCCAGGTCCGACACAAAGATGGGCACCGTGCGGAAAAGCGAGGTCAGCAGGTTTGCCAGTGACAGGTGCACCAAAATAGTGTCGGAGGGAGGGAGTCGCTGAGACGGACTCTCAACGGCTGTCTGAAACACCTGcgagtgaaggagagagaggcagcaacACTGAGAGTAATCCTAACAGAAACATTCAGCTCAATTCATGAATAAAATGCTCCATGTTAACTCACCACATGGATGACCAAGATGTTTCCTAGGATGCCAGAAAAGACCAGGAGCCCAAACAAAATAGCATCGA from Thunnus maccoyii chromosome 3, fThuMac1.1, whole genome shotgun sequence includes these protein-coding regions:
- the LOC121893896 gene encoding olfactory receptor class A-like protein 4 — translated: MSEVLTVDAILFGLLVFSGILGNILVIHVVFQTAVESPSQRLPPSDTILVHLSLANLLTSLFRTVPIFVSDLGLDVSLSPGWCRVFMLLWVWWRAVGCWVTLALSVFHCTTLRRQHVTFGPLAQQRERRRVWIVLGLVWGANLAFSIPALVYSTHVHGNATVELMVISCTTRPLLGCVWEFPSNEQGSAFASSSLALNEVLPLVLMIFTNLATLHALAKHIRAVTSGGHSGGTHGELDKHVSSERKAAHVIMSLVSLFVVCWALQVAAVTYYNHDGGHHAEGLLTVAHFSASLFVGFSPMVVALGHGKLRKKIMGMILGWFKIVKCHNADAEVGNESPETKGKKGKQTIFVVQKERQVINVEEKVKANK